In Hoeflea ulvae, one genomic interval encodes:
- a CDS encoding transglycosylase SLT domain-containing protein: MKATRLLVPALVALTAFISEGTAPSQAAAATSVCEAEILSAARTHGVPPGILHSVGLTETGRKGSLYPYALNIEGRAVFAKSRKEAIREFDRARTEGKSLIDLGCMQINYRYHGAEFASVDEMLDPRANVDYAARFLARLHARHETWTMAVARYHAGPNNDPAQKRYVCRVIANLVATGHGAWTHQAESFCR, from the coding sequence ATGAAGGCAACACGATTGCTGGTTCCGGCACTGGTCGCACTGACGGCGTTTATCTCTGAGGGCACCGCGCCCAGCCAGGCCGCGGCGGCAACCAGCGTTTGCGAAGCCGAGATCCTCAGTGCCGCGCGGACCCATGGTGTCCCTCCCGGAATTCTCCACTCGGTCGGCCTGACCGAAACCGGCCGCAAGGGATCGCTCTATCCCTATGCGCTCAACATCGAGGGACGCGCAGTATTCGCCAAGAGCCGCAAGGAGGCCATCCGCGAATTCGATCGTGCCCGCACCGAAGGCAAGAGCCTTATCGATCTGGGCTGCATGCAGATCAACTACCGCTATCACGGCGCCGAGTTCGCCTCGGTCGACGAGATGCTCGATCCGCGCGCCAATGTCGATTACGCTGCGCGGTTTCTCGCTCGATTGCACGCGCGGCACGAAACCTGGACCATGGCGGTCGCCCGCTACCACGCCGGTCCCAACAATGACCCCGCGCAAAAGCGCTATGTATGCCGGGTGATCGCCAATCTGGTCGCCACCGGCCATGGCGCCTGGACACACCAAGCAGAATCATTCTGCAGATAA
- a CDS encoding response regulator transcription factor produces the protein MIVVVDDRKLVKDGYTSLFGREGVPSATFDSIEFGEWVQTAADSDLDAVEAFLIGQGEMTMDLPRAIRDRSQAPVIAVSDAPSLESTLAFFDSGVDDVVRKPVHPREILARAAAIRRRLKAVSNHVDIGPIRVFSDGRDPEIENRTFALPRRERRILEYLVANRGRRVTKQQIFNAIYGIFDEDVEENVVESHISKLRKKLRKRLDFDPIDSKRFLGYLIDWA, from the coding sequence ATGATCGTCGTGGTTGATGACAGAAAACTGGTTAAAGACGGATACACTTCCCTTTTCGGGCGGGAAGGGGTTCCCTCGGCGACTTTTGATTCCATCGAATTTGGCGAGTGGGTGCAAACCGCTGCCGATTCCGACCTCGATGCGGTTGAAGCCTTCCTGATCGGTCAGGGCGAGATGACAATGGATCTGCCGCGGGCAATCCGGGATAGGTCGCAAGCTCCGGTCATCGCGGTCAGCGATGCGCCCTCTCTTGAATCGACTCTGGCGTTCTTCGACAGCGGTGTCGACGACGTCGTTCGCAAGCCGGTTCATCCACGCGAAATTCTGGCGCGTGCAGCCGCCATCCGGAGACGCCTCAAGGCCGTGTCCAACCATGTCGATATCGGTCCGATCCGGGTGTTTTCCGACGGCCGCGATCCGGAGATCGAAAACCGCACATTCGCCCTTCCAAGGCGCGAGCGCCGCATTCTCGAATACCTGGTCGCCAACCGTGGCCGCCGGGTAACGAAACAACAGATTTTCAACGCGATATACGGAATCTTTGACGAAGACGTCGAGGAGAATGTCGTCGAGAGTCACATCTCCAAGCTGCGCAAGAAACTGCGCAAGCGGCTCGACTTTGACCCGATCGATTCCAAGCGCTTTCTTGGTTACCTGATCGATTGGGCTTGA